The Diaphorobacter ruginosibacter genome contains a region encoding:
- the coxB gene encoding cytochrome c oxidase subunit II, with amino-acid sequence MKSISKKLASMLLVAGTWMGTAAHAVQDLPGGPAVKQLNLAPPVTRIAEEQHFLHWMMLIICTVIFIGVFAVMFYSIWKHRKSRGAKAANFHESVTVEVVWTIIPFIIVILMALPATKVLVAQKDTTNADLTIKATGYQWKWGYDYISGEGEGLGFISTLDTAQRQMSNSGDVSQAPNDYLLKVDNPLVVPVNKKVRVITTAQDVIHSFMVPAFGIKQDAIPGFVRDTWFRAEKVGDYYGQCAELCGKEHAYMPIHVKVLSAEDYTKWVDGEKKKAAAKQDDPNKVWTLTDLVARGEKVYAANCAACHQANGKGAGPIKALDGSPVVLGPTADMMHAVLEGRANGAMPAWKQLSDTDLAAVVTFAKNHWGNKTGQLVQPAEFVAARGGKFPEGGGAAAAPAAAAAPAAPAAAAPASADATAQANGPFQIFFETGKSELGPEAQAEAKRAADYWNAHKDGKIALSGFVDSTGSADVNAELAKKRAQAVAKVLTDHGVAADRIELRKPETVTAGAGGDRQARRVDVVAAQ; translated from the coding sequence ATGAAGAGCATTTCCAAAAAGCTGGCTTCTATGCTGCTGGTGGCCGGGACGTGGATGGGCACAGCAGCCCACGCGGTTCAGGATCTTCCCGGTGGTCCGGCAGTCAAACAGCTCAATCTTGCGCCACCAGTCACGCGCATTGCTGAAGAGCAGCATTTCCTTCACTGGATGATGTTGATCATCTGTACAGTGATTTTCATCGGCGTGTTCGCCGTGATGTTCTATTCCATCTGGAAGCATCGCAAATCCCGGGGCGCCAAGGCCGCGAATTTCCATGAGTCCGTCACCGTCGAGGTGGTGTGGACCATCATCCCCTTCATCATCGTGATCCTGATGGCTCTGCCGGCCACCAAGGTGCTGGTGGCCCAGAAGGACACCACCAACGCGGATCTCACGATCAAGGCCACCGGCTACCAGTGGAAGTGGGGCTACGACTACATCTCCGGCGAGGGGGAAGGCCTGGGCTTCATCTCCACGCTCGATACGGCGCAGCGCCAGATGTCCAACAGCGGCGACGTGAGCCAGGCGCCCAACGACTACCTGCTCAAGGTGGACAACCCGCTGGTCGTGCCGGTCAACAAGAAGGTGCGCGTGATCACCACCGCTCAGGACGTGATCCACTCGTTCATGGTGCCGGCCTTCGGCATCAAGCAGGACGCGATCCCCGGCTTCGTGCGCGACACCTGGTTCCGTGCGGAAAAAGTGGGCGACTACTACGGCCAGTGCGCCGAGCTCTGCGGCAAGGAGCACGCCTACATGCCGATCCACGTGAAGGTGCTGTCCGCGGAGGACTACACCAAGTGGGTGGATGGCGAGAAGAAGAAGGCTGCGGCCAAGCAGGATGACCCGAACAAGGTCTGGACGCTGACCGACCTGGTGGCCCGTGGCGAAAAGGTCTACGCTGCCAACTGCGCGGCCTGCCACCAGGCCAACGGCAAGGGTGCCGGTCCGATCAAGGCGCTGGATGGCAGCCCCGTGGTGCTGGGCCCGACCGCCGACATGATGCACGCCGTGCTGGAAGGCCGTGCGAATGGCGCGATGCCCGCATGGAAGCAGCTGAGCGATACCGACCTGGCAGCCGTGGTCACCTTTGCCAAGAACCACTGGGGCAACAAGACCGGCCAGCTGGTCCAGCCTGCCGAATTCGTTGCCGCACGCGGTGGCAAGTTCCCTGAAGGCGGCGGTGCCGCAGCCGCCCCGGCGGCAGCAGCGGCTCCTGCAGCCCCTGCGGCTGCGGCACCGGCCAGCGCCGACGCCACGGCACAGGCCAACGGCCCGTTCCAGATCTTCTTTGAGACCGGCAAGAGCGAACTGGGCCCCGAGGCCCAGGCCGAAGCCAAGCGTGCAGCCGACTACTGGAATGCGCACAAGGATGGCAAGATCGCCCTGTCCGGTTTCGTCGATTCGACCGGCAGCGCCGACGTGAATGCCGAGCTCGCCAAGAAGCGCGCCCAGGCCGTCGCCAAGGTGCTCACGGACCATGGCGTGGCAGCAGACCGCATCGAGCTGCGCAAGCCCGAAACGGTGACCGCAGGGGCCGGTGGCGATCGTCAGGCGCGCCGCGTCGACGTCGTCGCCGCGCAATGA
- the cyoE gene encoding heme o synthase: MPSRVKQFYALTKPRVVQLIVFCAFIGMVLAVPGMPSPAQWSLMAVACAGIWLVAGAAAAFNCIVEQGIDAKMKRTAWRPTAKGELSNVQTLLFSAVLCAIGSVILYVWVNPLTMWLTFATFVGYAVIYTVILKPLTPQNIVIGGASGAMPPVLGWAAMTGQVGPEAMILFLIIFLWTPPHFWALALYRVEDYRRSGLPMLPVTHGNEFTRLQVFLYTLILFAGCLMPFVYGMSSWIYLVAAVVLSLGFCVYGYLLWRDYSDALARKTFRFSLVHLSVLFAALLVDHYVL, from the coding sequence ATGCCTTCGCGCGTCAAGCAGTTCTATGCACTCACCAAGCCACGCGTGGTGCAGCTCATCGTGTTCTGTGCCTTCATCGGCATGGTGCTGGCCGTGCCCGGCATGCCCAGCCCCGCGCAATGGAGCCTGATGGCCGTCGCCTGCGCCGGCATCTGGCTGGTGGCGGGCGCGGCTGCGGCATTCAACTGCATTGTCGAGCAGGGCATCGACGCGAAGATGAAGCGCACGGCCTGGCGTCCGACGGCCAAGGGCGAGCTCTCGAATGTGCAGACGCTGCTGTTCTCGGCCGTCCTCTGCGCGATTGGCTCGGTCATCCTGTACGTCTGGGTGAACCCGCTCACCATGTGGCTCACCTTCGCCACGTTCGTCGGCTATGCGGTCATCTACACCGTGATCCTGAAGCCGCTCACGCCGCAGAACATCGTGATCGGCGGGGCATCGGGCGCGATGCCTCCGGTGCTGGGCTGGGCCGCGATGACCGGCCAGGTCGGGCCCGAGGCGATGATCCTGTTCCTCATCATCTTCCTGTGGACCCCGCCGCATTTCTGGGCACTGGCGCTGTACCGCGTGGAGGACTACCGCAGATCGGGCCTGCCAATGCTGCCGGTCACCCATGGCAACGAGTTCACGCGCCTGCAGGTGTTTCTCTACACCCTCATCCTGTTCGCGGGCTGCCTGATGCCCTTCGTCTACGGCATGAGCTCGTGGATCTACCTGGTGGCGGCCGTGGTGCTGAGCCTGGGCTTCTGCGTCTATGGCTACCTGCTCTGGCGCGACTATTCCGATGCGCTCGCGCGCAAGACCTTCCGTTTTTCCCTGGTCCACCTGAGCGTGCTGTTTGCAGCGCTGCTGGTCGACCACTATGTGCTGTGA
- a CDS encoding cytochrome c oxidase subunit 3: MSATTHGSTPYYYVPADSRHPVMAAIGLFLVILGASQWINGHEWGMYSLAIGLIWWLFVLWQWFGDARRESEGGLYSTRIDLSYRWSMSWFIFSEVMFFGAFFTALWWGRSHSVPALGSLDNALLWPDFKAVWPSVAAGVTAAPAGLVEPFQTVGPFWLPTINTALLLTSGVTLTIAHHALRENHRSKCINFMWMTVILGLIFLFVQGYEYHHLYSELNLKLNSGIYGSTFYLLTGFHGFHVFVGMLMLFFITLRLMKGDFTAEKHFGFEGAAWYWHFVDVVWLGLYILVYWM; the protein is encoded by the coding sequence ATGAGTGCAACAACCCACGGCAGCACGCCTTACTACTACGTACCGGCCGATTCGCGTCATCCGGTCATGGCGGCGATCGGTTTGTTTCTGGTGATCCTGGGCGCGAGCCAGTGGATCAACGGCCATGAGTGGGGCATGTATTCGCTTGCCATCGGCCTCATCTGGTGGCTGTTCGTACTCTGGCAGTGGTTCGGTGATGCACGCCGCGAAAGCGAGGGTGGTCTGTACAGCACCCGCATCGACCTGTCGTATCGCTGGAGCATGAGCTGGTTCATCTTCTCAGAGGTGATGTTCTTCGGTGCCTTCTTCACCGCGCTGTGGTGGGGCCGCTCGCACTCGGTGCCGGCGCTTGGCAGCCTGGACAATGCCCTGCTGTGGCCCGACTTCAAGGCCGTCTGGCCCAGCGTCGCCGCCGGCGTGACGGCAGCGCCTGCCGGCCTCGTCGAGCCGTTCCAGACCGTGGGTCCCTTCTGGTTGCCCACCATCAACACGGCCCTGCTGCTGACCTCGGGCGTGACCTTGACGATTGCCCACCACGCGCTGCGTGAGAACCATCGCAGCAAGTGCATCAACTTCATGTGGATGACCGTGATCCTGGGCCTGATCTTCCTGTTCGTGCAGGGCTATGAGTACCACCACCTGTATTCTGAACTGAACCTGAAGCTCAATTCGGGCATCTACGGCTCCACGTTCTACCTGCTGACCGGCTTCCACGGCTTCCACGTGTTCGTGGGCATGCTGATGCTGTTCTTCATCACGCTGCGCCTGATGAAGGGCGACTTCACCGCCGAGAAGCATTTCGGCTTCGAAGGTGCCGCCTGGTACTGGCACTTCGTGGACGTGGTGTGGCTGGGCCTGTACATCCTGGTGTACTGGATGTAG
- a CDS encoding biotin synthase, which yields MSEQLPPTIDPTAAQRWHARAADASPWLHEEIARRMQERLQWMREKPANWCDWDPLRGGIEGHALVQQQFAQAACQINETSSAQGRERVQELLGKPWWTLGRWSGPAQRFGIPEDASVQMLWSNMALHSAANPQALIEQWHRSLAVGGYVMFSCLGPDTVREIHAVYAEQGWPVPGHSMTDMHDWGDMLVHAGFAEPVMDMERITLTFASAARLLEELRGLGRNLHPQRFGALRGRGFKARLEQALAARLAGPEQGGQLAITFEIIYGHAFKPQPRVKVEAQSAVTLDDMRTMLRKGRQ from the coding sequence ATGTCAGAACAATTGCCTCCCACCATCGACCCGACCGCCGCGCAGCGCTGGCATGCGCGCGCTGCGGACGCCTCCCCCTGGCTGCACGAGGAGATCGCGCGGCGCATGCAGGAGCGGCTCCAGTGGATGCGCGAGAAACCCGCCAACTGGTGCGACTGGGATCCGCTGCGGGGAGGCATCGAGGGCCATGCGCTGGTGCAGCAGCAGTTCGCGCAGGCCGCCTGCCAGATCAACGAAACCTCGTCCGCCCAGGGGCGCGAGCGCGTGCAGGAGCTGCTCGGCAAACCCTGGTGGACCCTTGGCCGCTGGTCGGGGCCCGCGCAGCGGTTCGGCATCCCCGAGGATGCCAGTGTGCAGATGCTCTGGTCCAACATGGCGCTGCACTCCGCTGCGAATCCTCAAGCCTTGATCGAGCAGTGGCATCGTTCGCTGGCCGTCGGCGGCTATGTGATGTTTTCCTGTCTCGGCCCGGACACGGTGCGCGAGATCCATGCGGTCTACGCGGAACAGGGCTGGCCGGTGCCGGGCCATTCGATGACCGACATGCACGATTGGGGCGACATGCTGGTTCATGCCGGATTCGCCGAACCGGTGATGGACATGGAGCGCATCACGCTCACCTTCGCCTCGGCCGCCCGCCTGCTCGAGGAACTGCGCGGCCTGGGCCGCAACCTGCACCCGCAGCGCTTTGGGGCCCTGCGCGGGCGCGGCTTCAAGGCACGGCTGGAGCAAGCACTTGCGGCACGCCTGGCGGGCCCGGAGCAGGGCGGGCAGCTGGCGATCACCTTCGAGATCATCTACGGCCACGCCTTCAAGCCCCAGCCCCGGGTCAAGGTGGAGGCGCAGAGCGCGGTGACGCTCGATGACATGCGCACGATGTTGCGTAAAGGCCGTCAGTGA
- a CDS encoding ComF family protein: MQITSTRGISARLPVAAASVTAAASAIANLWHRLPSQCAVCRAWPASRICERCVARFAFRRHRCLTCAMALPPDIAQCGECLLHPPALDACTAALDYAYPWSDAITAFKFAGDPGWSGTLARLMLRAPRAASLRQHAELVLPVPLSRERLAERGFNQALLLARHLALPGTLHSRLLQRVRHPSAQSRLGRRERLRNLQGAFAVEPRMAHRLAGRDVLLIDDVMTTGATLQAAALALRGAGARSVSAWVLARTA, from the coding sequence ATGCAAATCACGAGCACGAGAGGGATTTCGGCGCGGCTCCCGGTGGCCGCCGCCTCGGTTACAGCCGCCGCATCGGCCATTGCCAACCTCTGGCACCGGCTTCCGAGCCAATGCGCCGTGTGCCGCGCGTGGCCAGCCTCACGCATCTGCGAGCGCTGCGTTGCGCGCTTCGCCTTTCGGCGCCATCGTTGCCTCACCTGCGCGATGGCCCTGCCACCGGACATCGCGCAATGCGGCGAGTGCCTGCTTCACCCTCCCGCGCTCGACGCCTGCACGGCGGCCCTCGACTATGCCTACCCCTGGTCCGACGCGATCACCGCGTTCAAGTTCGCGGGCGATCCCGGCTGGAGCGGTACGCTCGCGCGCCTCATGCTCCGGGCGCCGCGGGCCGCCAGCCTCCGGCAGCATGCCGAACTGGTGCTGCCGGTGCCCTTGTCGCGCGAACGCCTGGCCGAGCGGGGCTTCAATCAGGCGCTGCTGCTTGCGCGGCATCTTGCGCTGCCGGGAACGCTGCATTCCCGCCTGCTCCAGAGGGTGCGGCACCCCTCCGCGCAGAGCAGGCTTGGCCGCAGGGAACGCCTGCGCAACCTGCAGGGCGCGTTCGCCGTCGAGCCTCGCATGGCGCATCGGCTGGCCGGCCGTGATGTGCTGCTGATCGACGACGTGATGACCACCGGCGCGACGCTGCAGGCCGCCGCGCTTGCGCTGCGCGGTGCCGGCGCACGCTCCGTGAGCGCCTGGGTGCTGGCGCGCACCGCCTGA
- a CDS encoding SCO family protein, producing the protein MSGSNSSDASFAHAASRPPEAVAESPLAFTVHSMPRAGEAMAEAETRQMRTGRWKMLSVLLVCAAPVIASYFTYYVIRPDGRRNFGELIQPQQAMPAQAVVTSLDGAARPLEELKGQWLLVSVAPAACDDACRSNLYLQRQLRESLGKEKERMDWVWLVSDKADIPADIAPGLKQATVLRADDATLAAWLKPAPGQKLSDHLYLIDPMGHWMLRFPARLDAKNASQAKRDLDRLMRASSSWDKAGREEEIIKP; encoded by the coding sequence ATGTCTGGTTCCAACTCATCCGACGCTTCCTTCGCCCACGCCGCCAGCCGTCCGCCTGAGGCCGTGGCCGAGAGCCCTCTCGCATTCACGGTGCATAGCATGCCGCGCGCCGGCGAGGCCATGGCCGAGGCCGAGACCCGCCAGATGCGCACGGGGCGCTGGAAGATGCTGTCCGTGCTGCTGGTCTGCGCGGCTCCGGTGATTGCGTCGTATTTCACCTACTACGTGATCCGTCCCGATGGGCGCCGCAACTTTGGTGAACTGATCCAGCCGCAGCAGGCCATGCCGGCGCAGGCGGTGGTCACCTCACTGGACGGCGCGGCACGGCCGCTCGAGGAGCTCAAGGGCCAGTGGCTGCTGGTCAGCGTGGCGCCCGCGGCATGCGACGACGCCTGCCGCTCCAACCTGTACCTGCAGCGTCAACTGCGGGAGAGCCTGGGCAAGGAGAAGGAGCGCATGGACTGGGTCTGGCTGGTCAGCGACAAGGCGGACATCCCCGCCGACATCGCGCCGGGACTCAAGCAGGCCACCGTGCTGCGTGCCGACGATGCCACGCTGGCCGCCTGGCTGAAGCCCGCGCCAGGGCAGAAGCTGTCGGACCATCTGTATCTGATCGATCCCATGGGCCATTGGATGCTGCGTTTTCCGGCCCGGCTCGATGCAAAGAACGCATCGCAGGCCAAGCGCGATCTGGATCGTTTGATGCGTGCCTCCTCGTCATGGGACAAGGCGGGGCGCGAAGAGGAGATCATCAAGCCGTGA
- a CDS encoding twin transmembrane helix small protein — protein MKSLLVALAFLAILASLGTALFFMMRGKGDDRSRGKRMAWALTARVAFSIALFLCVLLAWKLGYIQPTGLPVR, from the coding sequence ATGAAATCACTCCTGGTCGCTCTCGCCTTCCTGGCCATTCTCGCCAGCCTGGGCACCGCGCTGTTCTTCATGATGCGCGGCAAGGGAGACGACCGCTCACGCGGCAAGCGCATGGCGTGGGCATTGACCGCACGGGTCGCATTCTCCATTGCACTGTTCCTGTGCGTGCTGCTGGCCTGGAAGCTCGGCTACATCCAGCCGACGGGCCTGCCCGTTCGCTGA
- a CDS encoding DUF2970 domain-containing protein — protein sequence MQDEEHKEQGRGQGDSPLERKGSLLRTVRAVAWSMIGLRKGAEYQKDIEKLNPIHIIVVGLVALVLLVVGLIVLVNWIV from the coding sequence ATGCAGGATGAAGAGCACAAGGAGCAGGGCAGGGGCCAGGGCGATTCGCCGCTCGAGCGCAAGGGATCGCTGCTGCGCACCGTGCGCGCGGTGGCATGGTCGATGATCGGCCTGCGAAAGGGAGCCGAGTACCAGAAGGACATCGAGAAGCTCAATCCCATCCACATCATCGTGGTGGGGCTGGTGGCGCTGGTGCTTCTGGTGGTCGGGCTGATAGTGCTGGTGAACTGGATAGTCTGA
- a CDS encoding COX15/CtaA family protein — MSDMQPLYDFAPVLELMAFGLVIALAPITWVWLRNRHHTPVRRLQALTVLTLFLTFDLVMFGAFTRLTDSGLGCPDWPGCYGSSSPVGAREEITAAQTAMPSGPVTHGKAWVEMIHRYLATTVGVLIIVLTIGAWWQWRQYRKGLAGAPEHSPWWPTFTLFWVCLQGAFGAWTVTMKLFPAIVTAHLIGGSVLLILLGVQAVHRTLGSRQQQPVRVPRGIWIGLAVAAFLVVIQTLLGGWVSTNYAVLACTTFPTCQGSWWPAMDFSQGFQIWRELGLLKDGSHISFQALTAIHYVHRLAAYVVLAALFALAWRMHRTGVLRDQTRWLAGLAVLQFLTGLSNVVLDWPLVAAVLHTGGAAALLVVLTWGLAASQPADAAEVAESAPASGHPDQNTVRARTTKVSA; from the coding sequence ATGAGTGATATGCAGCCGCTGTACGACTTTGCGCCGGTGCTGGAGCTGATGGCTTTCGGCCTCGTGATCGCGCTTGCGCCCATCACCTGGGTGTGGCTGCGTAATCGCCATCACACGCCGGTCCGCAGGCTGCAGGCGCTCACCGTGCTGACCCTGTTCCTCACGTTTGACCTGGTGATGTTCGGCGCCTTCACGCGCCTCACCGATTCCGGACTGGGCTGCCCCGACTGGCCGGGCTGCTACGGCAGTTCCAGCCCGGTCGGCGCGCGCGAGGAAATCACCGCGGCACAGACGGCCATGCCCAGCGGTCCGGTCACGCATGGCAAGGCCTGGGTGGAGATGATTCACCGCTACCTCGCCACCACCGTCGGCGTGCTGATCATCGTGTTGACCATCGGTGCCTGGTGGCAGTGGCGGCAGTACCGCAAGGGCCTGGCCGGCGCACCGGAGCACAGCCCGTGGTGGCCCACGTTCACGTTGTTCTGGGTGTGCCTGCAGGGCGCCTTCGGCGCATGGACGGTGACCATGAAGCTGTTTCCCGCCATCGTCACCGCGCACCTGATCGGCGGCTCGGTGCTGCTGATCCTGCTGGGCGTGCAGGCGGTGCACCGCACGCTCGGCAGCAGGCAGCAGCAGCCCGTGCGCGTGCCGCGCGGCATCTGGATCGGCCTGGCCGTGGCAGCCTTCCTCGTGGTCATTCAGACGCTGCTCGGCGGCTGGGTCAGTACCAACTATGCGGTGCTGGCGTGCACCACCTTCCCGACCTGCCAGGGCAGCTGGTGGCCCGCGATGGACTTCTCGCAGGGTTTCCAGATCTGGCGTGAGCTGGGCCTGCTCAAGGACGGCAGCCACATCAGCTTCCAGGCGCTGACCGCCATCCACTACGTGCATCGCCTGGCGGCCTACGTGGTGCTGGCGGCGCTGTTCGCGCTGGCGTGGCGCATGCATCGCACCGGCGTGCTGCGCGACCAGACGAGATGGCTTGCGGGCCTTGCGGTGTTGCAGTTCCTGACCGGCCTGTCGAACGTGGTCCTGGACTGGCCGCTGGTGGCAGCGGTCTTGCACACGGGTGGCGCAGCGGCGCTGCTGGTGGTGCTGACATGGGGATTGGCGGCCAGCCAGCCGGCGGATGCGGCAGAGGTGGCCGAGTCGGCCCCGGCGTCCGGCCACCCCGATCAGAATACGGTGCGTGCGCGCACCACGAAAGTTTCCGCATGA
- a CDS encoding cytochrome oxidase small assembly protein has translation MATPDQKKANARLGWILLSVAVAFFIGFMVKMAWLH, from the coding sequence ATGGCAACACCCGATCAGAAGAAAGCGAATGCCCGGCTGGGATGGATCCTGCTGTCGGTGGCCGTCGCCTTCTTCATCGGCTTCATGGTGAAGATGGCCTGGTTGCATTGA
- the ctaD gene encoding cytochrome c oxidase subunit I, protein MSAVLDNHGHAGGHDHGHDDHHHGAPHGWRRWVFATNHKDIGTLYLLFSFTMLMVGGILALLIRAELFEPGLQLVNPELFNQLTTMHGLIMVFGAIMPAFVGFANWMIPLQIGASDMAFARMNNFSFWLLIPAAIMLVGSFFMPGGAPAAGWTLYAPLTLQMGPSMDAGIFAMHIMGASSIMGAINIIVTILNMRAPGMTLMKMPMFCWTWLITAYLLIAVMPVLAGAITMTLTDRHFGTSFFNPAGGGDPVMYQHIFWFFGHPEVYIMILPAFGIVSQIVPAFSRKKLFGYASMVYATASIAILSFIVWAHHMFTTGMPVTGQLFFMYATMLISVPTAVKIFNWVATMWRGSMTFETPMLFSVGFIFVFTMGGFTGLILSMAPIDIQLQDTYYVVAHFHYVLVAGSLFSMFAGYYYWAPKWTGVMYSETRGRIHFWGSLITFNVTFFPMHFLGLAGMPRRYADYPMQFADFNMLASIGAFGFGLMQVYFFLFVVVPGMRGKGEKAAAKPWEAAEGLEWEVPSPAPFHTFENPPKLDATATRVIG, encoded by the coding sequence ATGAGCGCAGTACTGGACAACCACGGTCATGCAGGCGGTCACGATCACGGACATGACGACCACCACCATGGCGCGCCGCACGGCTGGCGTCGCTGGGTGTTCGCCACGAACCACAAGGACATCGGGACGCTGTACCTGCTGTTCTCGTTCACCATGCTCATGGTGGGCGGCATACTGGCGCTGCTGATCCGCGCCGAGCTGTTCGAGCCCGGCTTGCAGCTGGTCAATCCCGAGCTGTTCAACCAGCTCACCACCATGCACGGCCTGATCATGGTGTTCGGCGCCATCATGCCGGCCTTCGTGGGCTTCGCCAACTGGATGATTCCGCTGCAGATCGGCGCATCCGACATGGCCTTCGCCCGCATGAACAACTTCAGCTTCTGGCTGCTGATCCCCGCGGCCATCATGCTGGTCGGTTCGTTCTTCATGCCCGGCGGCGCACCCGCCGCAGGCTGGACGCTGTATGCACCGCTGACCCTGCAGATGGGCCCGTCGATGGATGCCGGCATCTTTGCCATGCACATCATGGGTGCCTCGTCCATCATGGGCGCGATCAACATCATCGTGACCATCCTGAACATGCGCGCTCCCGGCATGACGCTGATGAAGATGCCGATGTTCTGCTGGACCTGGCTGATCACCGCCTACCTGCTGATCGCCGTGATGCCCGTGCTGGCAGGCGCCATCACCATGACGCTGACCGACCGTCACTTCGGCACCAGCTTCTTCAATCCCGCCGGCGGCGGCGACCCGGTGATGTACCAGCACATCTTCTGGTTCTTCGGCCACCCCGAGGTGTACATCATGATCTTGCCGGCGTTCGGCATCGTGAGCCAGATCGTGCCGGCCTTCAGCCGCAAGAAGCTGTTCGGCTATGCATCGATGGTGTATGCGACCGCCTCCATCGCGATCCTGTCGTTCATCGTGTGGGCGCACCACATGTTCACCACCGGCATGCCAGTTACCGGCCAGCTGTTCTTCATGTACGCGACCATGCTGATCTCCGTGCCCACGGCCGTGAAGATCTTCAACTGGGTGGCGACGATGTGGCGCGGCTCGATGACCTTCGAGACCCCGATGCTGTTCAGCGTGGGCTTCATCTTCGTGTTCACGATGGGCGGCTTCACCGGCCTGATCCTGTCGATGGCCCCGATCGACATCCAGCTGCAGGACACCTACTACGTGGTGGCCCACTTCCACTACGTGCTGGTGGCAGGTTCGCTGTTCTCGATGTTCGCGGGCTACTACTACTGGGCCCCCAAGTGGACCGGCGTGATGTACTCCGAAACGCGTGGCCGCATCCACTTCTGGGGCTCGCTGATCACCTTCAACGTCACCTTCTTCCCGATGCACTTCCTGGGTCTTGCCGGCATGCCACGCCGCTATGCCGACTACCCGATGCAGTTCGCCGACTTCAACATGCTCGCGTCGATCGGCGCGTTCGGCTTCGGCCTCATGCAGGTGTACTTCTTCCTGTTCGTCGTGGTGCCGGGCATGCGCGGCAAGGGCGAGAAGGCCGCTGCGAAGCCATGGGAAGCCGCGGAAGGCCTGGAGTGGGAAGTTCCCTCGCCGGCACCGTTCCACACCTTCGAGAACCCACCCAAGCTGGACGCCACCGCAACCCGCGTGATCGGCTGA
- a CDS encoding cytochrome c oxidase assembly protein: MSTQRENIKMVGKLAVITVGMFAFGYVLIPIYKHICEVTGINILSLSERQVPGNGAAGKDVRVPSNSQVDYSRTITVEFDANARGPWQFKPAKSSLKVHPGELATVMYEFQNVQNHRMAAQAIPSYAPRQATAFFNKLECFCFNQYTLEAGEKREWPVTFVIDPRLSKDVTTITLSYTFFEVGGKTPPAPESTAALQQPAAVTAPAAGGQS; encoded by the coding sequence ATGAGCACCCAACGCGAAAACATCAAGATGGTCGGCAAGCTGGCAGTCATCACTGTCGGCATGTTCGCGTTCGGCTATGTGCTCATTCCCATCTACAAGCACATCTGCGAAGTCACGGGCATCAACATCCTTTCGCTCTCCGAGCGCCAGGTGCCGGGCAACGGTGCCGCCGGCAAGGACGTTCGCGTGCCCTCGAACTCGCAGGTCGACTACAGCCGCACCATCACCGTCGAGTTCGACGCGAATGCGCGCGGGCCATGGCAGTTCAAGCCCGCCAAGAGCTCGCTCAAGGTGCATCCGGGCGAGCTCGCCACGGTGATGTACGAGTTCCAGAACGTGCAGAACCACAGGATGGCCGCGCAGGCCATCCCGAGCTATGCACCACGCCAGGCGACCGCCTTCTTCAACAAGCTCGAGTGCTTCTGCTTCAACCAGTACACGCTGGAAGCGGGCGAGAAGCGCGAGTGGCCGGTCACGTTCGTGATCGACCCGCGCCTGTCCAAGGACGTCACCACCATCACCCTGTCCTATACCTTCTTCGAGGTGGGCGGCAAGACGCCTCCGGCGCCTGAATCCACGGCTGCGCTGCAGCAGCCTGCAGCAGTCACTGCACCCGCAGCGGGAGGGCAATCGTGA
- a CDS encoding SURF1 family protein — translation MNTNSLRAFGWRFWIITMAALATMAVTASLGRWQLSRAAQKEALQQAMDRRMHEPPLEAGQFLAGLQALSGPLDDAQVDPLLHRQVRLAGHWVPDGTIYLDNRQMNGRQGFFVMTPLRLNDASGAVVMVQRGWVPRNFEDRTKIPQVRTAADEVRILGRVAARPARLYEFDTSGNDARASRIRQNLDLATYGAETGLPILPLSVVQTAGDTDDGMLRDWPAVDAGVDKHYGYAFQWFGLCSLVAILYVWFQLIRRFLRPRRQPSA, via the coding sequence GTGAATACGAACAGCTTGCGGGCCTTTGGATGGCGTTTCTGGATCATCACCATGGCGGCCCTCGCCACCATGGCGGTGACGGCGTCACTCGGCCGCTGGCAGCTCTCGCGGGCTGCGCAGAAAGAGGCCCTGCAGCAGGCCATGGATCGCCGCATGCACGAGCCGCCGCTCGAAGCAGGGCAGTTTCTTGCCGGGCTGCAGGCCCTGTCCGGGCCGCTGGACGACGCGCAGGTGGATCCGCTGCTGCACCGCCAGGTTCGGCTGGCGGGGCATTGGGTGCCCGATGGAACGATCTATCTCGACAACCGCCAGATGAACGGCCGCCAGGGCTTCTTCGTGATGACGCCACTGCGGCTGAACGACGCCTCAGGGGCGGTGGTGATGGTGCAGCGCGGCTGGGTGCCCCGCAATTTCGAGGATCGCACCAAGATTCCTCAGGTGCGCACGGCTGCCGACGAGGTACGGATCCTCGGTCGCGTGGCCGCGCGTCCGGCACGCCTGTACGAGTTCGACACATCCGGAAACGACGCAAGGGCTTCCCGCATCCGGCAGAATCTCGATCTGGCCACCTATGGGGCCGAGACAGGCCTGCCGATCCTGCCGCTTTCAGTGGTACAGACGGCGGGCGACACCGACGATGGCATGCTGCGCGACTGGCCGGCTGTCGATGCCGGTGTCGACAAGCATTACGGCTACGCATTCCAATGGTTCGGGCTTTGCAGCCTGGTGGCAATACTCTATGTCTGGTTCCAACTCATCCGACGCTTCCTTCGCCCACGCCGCCAGCCGTCCGCCTGA